The Citrifermentans bemidjiense Bem genome window below encodes:
- a CDS encoding peptidase MA family metallohydrolase, with the protein MKKLSFLAFILMLAFAATAVAGDPVTYAAKARQLIERGEYEQALDELKRASSLFPYEQSLKVNLALTYTEIAKRDMNAGRYAKAARSLSEARELLPGNRELTLMRGVALYLDKDYLTAASEFKEAGEGVDPLIYLGKIGYDTGDLQGALSYWRRAREMEPDNKMLATLIAKAERELPVESRMDKGFSSMFDLSFDAELPPGLSREVLDALESAYNSVGADLGLFPTARIPVLLYTKRDYGSVTAGPDWSGGLYDGKIRLPIGGITRITPQLRAVIFHEFTHVLIAEITHGNVPTWLNEGLAEIEGRKEFVHPGRNPNLVDASHQLPLVTLSGSFTSMDGQQAGLAYQQSYSMAQFMVNRYGWYAVQNVLKNLGERVTMEKAVAKALSDWSLDLPGLLREWQQALPASAGKAQ; encoded by the coding sequence ATGAAGAAGCTTTCCTTTCTCGCCTTTATCCTCATGCTGGCGTTCGCCGCCACGGCGGTCGCCGGGGATCCCGTCACCTATGCCGCCAAGGCCCGGCAGCTGATCGAGCGCGGCGAATACGAGCAGGCGCTGGACGAGCTGAAGCGGGCCTCCTCGCTCTTTCCCTACGAGCAGTCGCTCAAGGTCAACCTGGCCCTGACCTACACCGAGATCGCCAAGCGCGACATGAACGCGGGGCGCTACGCCAAGGCGGCGCGTAGCCTTTCCGAGGCGCGGGAGCTCTTGCCGGGAAACAGGGAGCTCACGCTCATGCGCGGCGTGGCCCTCTACCTGGACAAGGATTACCTGACGGCGGCAAGCGAGTTCAAGGAAGCAGGCGAGGGCGTCGATCCGCTCATCTACCTGGGGAAGATCGGCTACGACACCGGCGACCTGCAGGGGGCGCTTTCCTATTGGCGCCGCGCCCGAGAAATGGAGCCTGACAACAAGATGCTGGCTACCCTCATCGCCAAGGCGGAGCGGGAACTACCGGTGGAGTCCCGCATGGACAAGGGGTTCAGCTCCATGTTTGACCTGAGCTTCGATGCGGAGCTCCCTCCGGGGCTCTCAAGAGAGGTGCTGGACGCCCTGGAGAGCGCCTACAATTCGGTGGGCGCCGATCTCGGGCTTTTCCCGACCGCGCGCATCCCGGTGCTCCTCTACACCAAGCGCGACTACGGCAGCGTGACCGCCGGCCCCGACTGGTCCGGAGGGCTCTACGACGGCAAGATCCGGCTCCCGATAGGGGGGATCACAAGGATCACCCCGCAACTGCGCGCCGTCATCTTCCACGAATTCACCCACGTGCTGATCGCGGAGATCACCCACGGCAACGTCCCCACCTGGCTCAACGAGGGGCTGGCGGAGATCGAGGGGCGCAAGGAGTTCGTCCACCCCGGCCGCAACCCGAACCTGGTCGACGCCTCGCATCAGTTGCCCCTGGTCACCCTCTCCGGCTCCTTCACCTCCATGGACGGTCAGCAGGCGGGCCTCGCCTACCAGCAGAGCTATTCCATGGCCCAGTTCATGGTGAACCGCTACGGGTGGTATGCCGTTCAGAACGTGCTCAAGAACCTGGGGGAGCGGGTCACCATGGAGAAGGCGGTGGCCAAGGCCCTTTCCGACTGGTCGCTCGACCTGCCGGGGTTGCTGCGCGAGTGGCAGCAAGCGCTGCCTGCGTCGGCCGGCAAGGCTCAGTGA
- a CDS encoding holo-[acyl-carrier-protein] synthase — MIYGTGVDIVEIARFEKFLQQGNDALFDRIFTPSEIEYCSAKKHSAQHYALRFAAKESFLKALGTGLRDGISWKDMEVVNDQLGKPELRLYRRAEELFRQAGLCSCFLSLSHDAGCAVAMVVLER, encoded by the coding sequence GTGATTTACGGCACGGGCGTTGACATAGTTGAGATCGCGAGGTTCGAGAAGTTCCTGCAGCAGGGGAACGATGCCCTCTTCGACAGGATCTTCACACCCTCCGAGATAGAGTACTGCTCCGCTAAGAAACATAGCGCGCAGCACTACGCGCTCCGCTTCGCGGCCAAGGAGTCCTTCCTGAAGGCGCTGGGGACCGGCCTGCGCGACGGCATCTCCTGGAAGGACATGGAAGTGGTCAACGACCAGCTGGGCAAGCCGGAGCTCAGGCTTTACCGGCGCGCCGAGGAGCTGTTCCGGCAGGCGGGGCTTTGCTCCTGTTTCCTGTCGCTGTCGCACGACGCGGGATGCGCCGTCGCCATGGTGGTACTGGAGCGCTAG
- a CDS encoding bifunctional ADP-dependent NAD(P)H-hydrate dehydratase/NAD(P)H-hydrate epimerase encodes MKVVTGQVMQSIDKRAIGEFGIPGLALMERAGTACADAISERFGDGVGKKAVIVAGKGNNGGDGFVISRILSQRGWEAPVLLLASPEAVTGDAAANLKRLDPGVVTTLPHGLSGQEHLLKSASVVVDALLGTGINSEVGGIYGEAIDIVNACGVPVVAVDLPSGIDAGNGQVLGRAVRAELTVSFALAKLGNVLYPGAEFGGRLAVADIGMPQAVVDEAPGCEFVDEESARGMIRKRSVLAHKGSNGHCLIIAGSAGKTGAAAMAAQSALRSGAGLVSLAIPAALNPVLESKTTEAMTIAVGREDKGYFLAGALDELLSVAKGKDAVALGPGLGTAHSTVYLVHSLLALLEAPLVIDADGLNAVAAAPELLLQRRGRVTLLTPHPGEMARLSGLSIPQVEADRIGCARDFAARFQVYLVLKGARSIVAAPDGGVSINGSGNPGMATGGMGDVLTGVIAALLGQGYHPFAAARLGTFLHGYAADCLVEEMGTRGMVATDVQEALPRALQRLMAAT; translated from the coding sequence ATGAAGGTGGTCACGGGACAGGTGATGCAGTCGATCGACAAAAGGGCCATCGGGGAGTTCGGGATCCCGGGGCTTGCGCTCATGGAGCGCGCCGGCACCGCGTGCGCCGACGCCATCTCCGAGCGCTTCGGAGACGGCGTCGGGAAAAAGGCGGTCATCGTCGCCGGCAAAGGGAACAACGGCGGCGACGGTTTCGTCATCTCCAGGATCCTCTCGCAGAGGGGGTGGGAGGCGCCGGTGCTGCTACTTGCCTCGCCGGAAGCCGTGACCGGGGACGCCGCCGCCAACCTTAAGCGCCTTGACCCAGGCGTGGTTACTACGCTCCCCCATGGGCTTTCCGGGCAGGAGCATCTCCTCAAAAGCGCCTCCGTCGTCGTCGACGCGCTCCTTGGCACCGGCATCAACAGCGAGGTGGGGGGGATCTACGGGGAGGCCATCGACATCGTCAACGCCTGCGGGGTCCCGGTGGTCGCGGTGGACCTCCCCTCCGGGATCGACGCCGGCAACGGCCAGGTGCTGGGGCGGGCGGTGCGCGCCGAATTAACGGTGAGCTTCGCCCTGGCGAAGCTTGGGAACGTGCTTTACCCGGGAGCGGAGTTCGGCGGGCGTCTGGCAGTGGCGGATATCGGCATGCCGCAGGCTGTAGTCGACGAGGCGCCCGGTTGCGAGTTCGTGGACGAAGAGAGCGCGCGGGGGATGATCCGCAAAAGGAGCGTCCTCGCCCACAAGGGGAGCAACGGGCATTGCCTCATCATCGCCGGGAGCGCCGGGAAGACCGGTGCCGCGGCCATGGCCGCCCAAAGCGCCTTGAGGAGCGGGGCGGGGTTGGTGAGCCTCGCGATTCCCGCGGCGCTAAACCCCGTGCTGGAATCGAAGACGACCGAGGCGATGACCATTGCCGTCGGGCGGGAGGATAAGGGGTACTTCCTGGCGGGGGCGCTCGATGAACTCTTATCCGTCGCCAAGGGGAAGGATGCGGTGGCGCTCGGCCCGGGGCTTGGGACCGCCCACTCCACGGTTTATCTGGTGCACTCGCTCCTCGCCCTCCTGGAGGCGCCGCTTGTCATCGACGCCGACGGGCTGAACGCGGTGGCGGCGGCACCTGAGCTTCTCTTGCAAAGGAGGGGGAGGGTGACGCTTTTGACGCCGCACCCCGGGGAGATGGCCAGGCTTTCCGGGCTCTCGATCCCGCAGGTCGAGGCGGACCGCATCGGCTGCGCCCGCGACTTCGCCGCGCGCTTCCAGGTCTACCTCGTCCTCAAGGGGGCCCGCAGCATCGTGGCGGCGCCCGACGGCGGCGTCAGTATCAACGGCAGCGGCAACCCGGGCATGGCGACCGGGGGGATGGGGGACGTCCTGACCGGCGTCATCGCCGCCCTTTTGGGCCAGGGGTACCACCCCTTTGCCGCCGCCCGCTTAGGGACTTTCCTCCACGGCTACGCGGCGGACTGCCTGGTTGAGGAAATGGGTACGCGCGGCATGGTCGCAACCGACGTGCAGGAGGCCCTCCCCAGGGCGCTGCAGCGGCTTATGGCCGCAACATGA